The Chanos chanos chromosome 3, fChaCha1.1, whole genome shotgun sequence genome segment TCAGTgttgtaagggaaatttggagtcctCTGTAATGAGAGTTGACAACacacttcagatgtgatgaatcattttcctttattaGGTGCacatgggagaagcacacctcagagataaagtgcagttctcactgaggttaatgattgcagagcttttcatacagtaaggAAAACAAGTACCCCACACAAGACATGTGGGGGTTTACAAGATAActtttctcatggagcacaggatacttgGTATTCACTTCCAGgtcttacagacacacagaggccttgtcttctacatgataaATGCTCATCGTTCTAACACATAgatacattttgcagcatatagtaattgAGCAAGTACAGgtccctataatattaatacctcatcatgacaatagtcaGTCATGAGACACATTTTCCCTCTACAAGTTGCAGTCATaatgcaaagcaatatttttcccaCAATGTAATTTAGACTCATCATGCTCTTGCCAGTTTTCATTATGACTAGCGGGGAACAAGACCAAATCAAACGACTGGTTTTTATATTCGACTTTCAAGTAACAGTTTTTCCGGAATCTACATTAAGGGACTGAtaggaaaaagaaataaaaaagggaaaaagtgGTAATGCATagattcattttcttttgtaatgACATTTGTGTCATATCCTATCTGAGAATGTTCAGTTATACACACTGTCCTACTAACTTATCTCATTATGGACTTATCTCTTATCACAAACCTCCACCTTAAGAGTAGCTCTACCTGCATTGCTCATGCTAGCTCTGATTTCCACTGACTTCCCTACGTACACTGCACCACAATCTTTGGCCTTGGCACGAGTGAACGTGGAGCCACACTCATAGTACATGAGCTTGAAGAGCGTTTCATCACATGGTCGAGCGTTTTCAAAAATGCCCACCGCCAACCAGTTGTCATAGAGGTTGTAGTCATAcggcacagagaacatgataGCTACTTGTTCATTGCAGTGGCAACTTTCCAGGTCCTCAGAATGATGTTTCCTCTTCTTGAGTAGCTCATATGTTAACACACCCACAGCCCCTCTGGCAGCACCTGCTGTCTTGGAGAAGGAACAGATCTCTGTTGTGTTGGTGTCCACAGTGGGTGACGAAGGATGGCTGTTGTAGCCACTGTGCATCCacattctaaataaataaataaataccattcAGTTCTCTTGAAATTAACTATGTCACTTATAGTCAATACACAGTGAATTTACTGGTGTGACCAGACTTTGAAAACATGAAGAAATAACTTTGAGGAAAATGTTATGATCACACTGTATTTATTCTTTACAGTATATAATCAGAAGGAGCTTTGAGATGCCTATGCATGGGTTAGTACTGGTGAAGTATATTGATCTAAACCTCAGTGTGGTCTTACTTGGGGTTGAAAAGTGAATAGACACTGCTGGCATTTTTAACTTCTATGCTGCAGCTACGACTGCTCAGGGCACAAATGGCAGCATACGAAGCAACATCAcacattttctcctttcttaCTGAGGAATgagacagacacatggacaaacacacacaaacacacatgcacagagacagacacacacacacacacacacacacatgttttaaCTAATATGGATTAAGAAGTCATAGAATTTCAAAGAGATCATTTCAGCTCAGAAAGATTCTGAAAGGCCAAGTTATTGACTTACTCAGTTCACTTTCTCTGACTGTCAAAAAGTACAGGTTTTTAAGAGAACCctatgaaaagaaatgaagaaaacaaatgggTCCCCTTCAACAGAGTGTCTAACCCACGAACGAGATGAACACACgaatactatatatatatatatatatatatatatacatacacacacacacacacacacacacacacacacacacacacacatatatatatatagtgtgtgtgtgtgtgtgtgtgtgtgtgtgtgtgtgtgtttatatatatgaataatatATGATTGGCAGAGAGCAGGGCCATTTATGACCACTATGATGTCATAAGTTAGACACTTCCTGCCACCCCccttctcacagacacaaacgaACTTTATATTAGCAAGATGCTAGAGTTACAGCACTACTGTCAACATACATACACCATCACCACTATATTagataaaacagatttttatcaGAACTTAATATTATCATTTCTGTATTACAATGTTTGTTGTCAAAAAACACTGTGACTCCAAAATAAACTATCAGGATTTAGCCTCAAATACTTAACAGCAACTGTATCTTGAAAAGCTGTCTAGTAGATAGACTGCACACATGTACTCCTCTTACTTTTTGACAAACCAATTTCGGGACCTAAAGAGTTTGGCAACTCTCCAGTCGCCCCAGAGATGTGTGAACAGTAAATAAATTATTTGTCATAATTAAGGATGTCAATGTTCAAGTTACAACATGATTAATGTGTCATTGACTCCAGACGTTACTGCAGGCCAGATAATGACATGAAAATTTGCTAGCTTAGAGATCAAAATGCACGTTGGATACAATACGTCAATATGTtgctttcctttcctccttcGTCCGTTTTCAGTGAAGCACCCGTAAGGGCTTTGATCTTTtcataaaataacaaatcactATTGCGGTTCTTTTCACAAGGATCTACTGTCACATCATATCAGGAAATTGAACTGCTATTGGCCTGCTTGCCCATCaatcttgctctctgtctccaatCATCGCTGCTGTCAATTTCAATCTGCTCCCACAAGCAGCTTCCCAGGAAGGACAGACACCACAGGAAAAAGAGGCTTTTATTGTTATTGGTttagtaataaataaaatatcctTTTCCCGGATGCTGCTATGAAAGGCATTCGAAAACCTGAAACAACAGATTCATCAATAattttccctcctttctttctggTTGTAGCTCCCTGTGTGAAATTCACCTATGCCTAGAAACAGGCCTGACAGAGAGGAGTAtaacaaaaaaatcaactcACCCCAGGTTCTCCTCTATGTTTGATTTTTCAGTGTTGGTTTTAGGAGCTAAGTTCCAGTGTCGATGGTTAGCGTGCCTTCTTTTCggcttttttctctcctggtTTCGATTCTCTGTGAGGATCTCTGAGAGCTCCCCTTTTATCGAGTTGAAACTCCTCCTTCTGGAAAAGCCCCTAATAATACCACTCTAAAAAATCAATACATTCATGGCTAAGACATTTTTCTCGTCTTGGAAAAATCCCCCAAAATATTCCTTTACATTTACAGGGCAGTTTAAGGGGCTTTATGGAAATACAGCAGAACTGCAGACTCATTCATTTCCTGTCTTTCCTGATGGGCCTGCAGGTCTCTACCTTTTGTACCTTATGCACATTTCACATACACCGTGTTAATACAATCTatagactgtgttgtgtgttgtacaCTGTGGTCCTTGCATAACTAGATTGTTTTCAAATGTGAATGCTATTTTTTGTACcataatttgtttttgtgtagtaCTGGAGAAATTGAATTTCCCCTCAGGGATCAATGAGGTACTACTGTATCTGACCTTATCTCTATTCTATATTTCCTGATCTTAAACTTGTGGTTTAATAGGTAAGATATGAACTGCCTTTTAATCAGAGAGAAGGTTAAAGAGAAGACATCTGGACTGTGGGCTTGCTGAGACCATGAGAGGCGTtatgctctttctctgtgatctgtctctgtgtgtagttGCCTTGTAGGTAATGCAGTAAACTCTGTTTAAACGTCATTCAATTTTTTGATCAGTTAAAATAATGTCCTGAGCCTGTCACGCAAATTATGTTTGGGTTATCTTAGTGTGAAAGTTTAGACATGCTTAATCAATTCCTTTTTTTAtcacacatcaaaaacaaactgcacaaCAGTTATGTAAAAATTAATTTCTTATACCGACAGTGAGTGAGATGACAAATGTCAGAGCTCCTGGTCACACTCCAAATGAACTCATATACCGGGCTGTAATGTCAATCTGATCTCATGTGAGCAGAGAGTTGGCAAAAGGTACTGTCTATCAGGAATTACCCTCCACtgtttattatgtgtgtgtttgtgagggaaagagggaataagtttgtatgtgtctgtgcaccAGTGTGTGAAGATGATTAGTTTTAAGGAGCTATAACAGTTACATACTGACATACAGCAATGGACCAGAAATACCCATCACTGGATCAGAGGGAAGTGATAGAGTCACATAtacagtctcatctctctctcctgggacTAAATACACCTTCAttctctacactgtgtttgaaggagtcAGGAGCAGTGGATTCAGCTTCTCTGAGGTCACCGTTCTGTGTCACAAAATAGTCTCCATTTTATGACGTGCCATAACgaagtgttttctgtttgtaattttaaaaaGGGTCAATTGTTTAACCACTGTGCATGCTAATCAAGCGTTCCACATGTTCAAATACGTTTTGTCTGCGCatgttttgtttggtcagaTTACTCTTGTTCTTGTGCAAGCATAATGTCATGCAAGACTTGCACACTGTGCTGCATTTTCATTATTACTGCGCAATAAGTTCTGATGATTGAGACAGTTGAGGGAGCTGAGGAACATGTCTATGTGAGAGCCTTTCATCACCAAGGTGACGCTGCTGAGTATAAACTGATTCTCTTTGATTTCTTCTTTATTAGTTATGCTTCTGATGGCCATAGATGATCATTGTGATTTTTATGTAAAGGTTAAATTAAAGGATGTTGGTATGTTGGTTTTCCTAGTTGAGTTGACTGCATCGTGTGAATTTCCCAGGCTCCTGAGCTTGCATGCTCCTTTATCTCTAAACATACAGCCAGTCTGTTTTCTAGCAAATGGAAGGGGAACAACCACAAACAATTAGCCCACTGAAATAAACTCTGTGGATGATTATGTGCACATGACACTAATACACCATGAGGGGGCAGTGTTGTGAGAGGGTAGATTCTGGCTGAGAGCTCATCTCAGAAATAAAGATTAGTGTCACCTTCAGACAGAAAGATCTGAATTCTGGATTTGCTTGTCTGTTAACTTATAGTATTTTGACAGTATTAAAGTACTCTAGACCCTCTAGACCCTGATGAGATCAAAGACAACTTCACCAAGAAGCCGTTCATTCAAATCCTATAGAACCTAAGGTTCTGAAGAGTCCATGCTCGCCATCAGTCTTGTTAGATGCAATTGATGGACATAAAGGTGTTGTACCTTAATCTCAATAAAGATAAGGCGATCGTGAAGAACTAATTCCCCACTCAAGTAACACATTTATGCAGAATAATATCCACATCCATCTGCTTAGGAGTGAGTTACATGTACTTGGAGGTGATAAAATTACTGTTAATCTAAACACAAGTGTACAATTGGCCTGACCACAACTGTCAGTTAACCCCCTGCATGAAGGATAGTAATTGCTAATGCTAATATTGTTATGCTAGAGCACAGTCTCCCTTCTTGTGAATTCTCTTTGACCTgctgttacgtgcggcgcactgtgcgttttgtttgtgtgcgtcttgttttgtttgcgtctctctctctctctccctctcgctctctctctctccacaggtaccCAGTGGTGGGGGCCGGCAAtaccatctggcctgatgttgtgccccgcccctctctctcccgttcgaccaaccagggagggagtgcccctcgtGTTGTAGCCAACCGGAcgcggagcgccaacatttaaacaccactggatgtgctgtgtgtgtagatttcggtctcgtgTTGCGttttgcctttcgtgtgtttCTCCAATTATtgttacaaacttgccattctgtgtttgactctgcCTTCTCGTtaattgactttgtttgtggattgcgtactggatttgatgttttggttatcgcggggagacGGACAGGTAAGAAAGGGGATCCCCGCGATAGTGTTAACTTTGtctagggataggttagaggcgggtgccacttcTGTATTTCGGTTACTggttagtgtagtcaggtttcctttggctctgccacctttttgttttgtagctcagtgtgtgtttttcggtgtagttcagggtggtttttgttttactagtttcgtttctttggcaccgtctacgtcctctcccaccttcgtgtgtgtttgtaaatattttgtaaatatcacttttgtaaatattctaaatatattTTGCACTCTTTTTCATATCAAttccccgtgtccgtgtttttcctccctcaccaaaccgtcccaaaaccagcacaggtggtgggtcctttatgctacgtcccccTACATccccctagacaccacactccaccggggACGTAACACCTGCCATACTGCTGCTCCTACATACCATGACATGTCTTAATGTGCCATACCCAGAATTACTATGTcatgctgccatctagtggcagcACTTAAACCTGACCCACCACATGCTGAAGAGCGGTAATCTGTACTAAAAATGTGCAGACATCTTTCCAAcacaatctttctctttttcttctctattCTTTTATACAAGTGAAACACTTAAACCATAACTACAGCAGCCAGTCACAACCATGCCACGAAACATTGGTTTCCTTGGAATTCCccagagagagatgctttaAACGAATGCATAAAAAAGTTCATTAAATCTTAAGTTATATTTATTGTTGTGCATACAGTTGTGCAGCTTAATGGTATGGTGAATTTCTGGATACATTGCCCACCTGTGCTCAGGAATAAATCCTCCACGCAGCCTCTTGAGAGGTTAGAAGCTGATAAGCTAACTGATATGATTAATAAGTTCAAATTCTTAATTGTCAGTACTTGCATAAGCGTTCGTCATTAAAACTCACAGTGTCAGCAACAGTGTTTATCAAAGAAGTGCTTTGCTATAGTCTGaccacttaaaagaaaaaaacacatggatTCAGGGTAAATTATAAGTTTTCTATGGGTCCACCCATACTAACTATGTTCAGTGTAAattaaaccagaaaaaaaaaaaaacaagtgcaaatCACATGTTTAACTTAAATCCCCTCAGTGTCAGGTAAATGTTTCAGAAGCCAACATTACAGAATTGAtagaatgaaaaatacatttgtaattATCAATACCTTTTCCTCTGTAATAATGATGATATCATATGAAATAGTCTGGGATTAAACACAATTTCTTACTAAACCGTTTTATCATTGATGTAGCTCTTGTCATGGATCTCCACCTCAGTCATAGCTGTGCCTGCATTGCTCATGACAGCCCTGATCTCCACTGACTTCCATGTGCACACTAAACTAGTGTCTGCAGCCCTGGCACAATTGAATGCAGGGTCAGAATCATAGTACGTGAGATTGAACAGAGTGTCGTCACATGGTTGAGTTTGTTCAAAAATGCCCACCGCCAGCCAGTTCTCACAGAGGTTGTAGACATAaggcacagagaacatgataGCTATCAGTTCATCAGAGCAGCGTTTCTCAAGCTCCTAAGTCAACACACCCACAGCCCCTGTGGCAGTGCTTTCTCTCTTGTGCTGATGTTCACTGTGGGTGAGGGAGGTTGGCTGTTGTAGCCACTGTTCATCCAgattctaaataaataaatactactCAGTTCTCTTGAAATGCAATGTCAGAGGTATAGTCAATATGTGTTGGGTATCGTCACTTTTTAAAATTATCTCTAACTGGCGTAAATAGTCCTAAATACATGCGGAAATGAGTATAAGGAAAATGTTATGTTCATGTTAGACATCATTTACATAGTCATTACTAAAGGTGCCAAAGCCTGAATCCTAATTTAATAGTATTGATCTAAACCTCAGTGTGGTCTTATTTAGGGTTGAGTCctgctctgtcctctctctacctcactgtgctgtgtgttttaacttgtGTAGAATTCAGAATGGTTTAGGAAACCAAGTCTCCTCCCAAATACTGGAATAGGtatcacacagagatagaaaaccTTCAATTCAGCATAGTACAAATATCTACCtatgaaataaaaccactgaatgtaatattacagcccGTGAAAGGTACGCAAAATTagctattttcaaaaaattattacagtttttgccgattgcttacacactggaagtgaatgcctggACAAAAGCATCAAAACCATAACTTTTGCAACCATGTCTTAAAGAAAGtcaccaaaactacaaaaacattttctgctttgcactttgtttgcaattctaTATCACACTGTtcgcaaaacactacacactgtttcttacattagacacactGTTCATGAATTGAACCTCTTgcaatcattgggaaaacacttctatcagAAGTGCAAAACATAACTGAAATTGgcagcactcaaacacacatatgaaaacacttatacagtaattgaacaccaatcagtctgagccttagctctacaaatagacctcaggtaagcttttggtgggggtggggtgtctgtgggggccagtaagacacaacacttggagacAATTTTCCATGTACTCTTAGATTTGACAACACAAAGGCCTCCAGCAAGAACTAACACaaactaacatacacacacacacacacacacgcacgcactcacaagcacaaacacacatactagACATACTGAACATTCCTCGCGTATATCACATGCATCTTGCATGCATCATTCACAAAACAACCTGCCCTGAACCTATATTCCTGTGCCatcatacatgtgtatgtatttaccATTAGGcacgagaggaaaaaaaggccCACAGCCAACTTTTCTAATATTCATACTGACAATTAGAATTGTTCATACTCTGTGATCATATGATTCTGGATAATTCTTAAAAACGTAAGTTGTTTTTAtcttgttatttgttatttgatTGTTTCAGTAATTTGACAAGTTGTCTGTTTAATAACAGATTAGTTCCTGGATGTGCCATATCTATTATGGCCTTACAACCAAATGTCCAAATAAGCCATATCCAGCAACCCCAAGACACAGGTAAGTTTCAATGCACCACTTACTTTCTGAAGACTTCTGAAATCTTTTGAAGTCTTGTGGTTGGGttaaagaaataatgaaaaacaacagaggcGCTTTGTAAAGGCAAGGCCTAGAGCATTTGCAAAACTGCGGTTGAGAAAGAGTTTGAGAACTTGAGAACTGAGATCTCTCAGAGAGCACAAAAATATGAAGTGTCATTAGACACCAAATGTCATTTGTATGGATGCCGGTGTTTATCCTTTTTTATTCACTGTAGCATTACTGTGGCATGTAAACATGCAATACTCAGCCCCAAATGTGAAGAGtgttgtcacagcctgcacctccgttttggacttttagtttgatctgtctttgtgctcctgctctgtttgtctccgcccctcacctgttcccgtttgtctcgttattaaccttgttaatttcaaccagccctgtttagttctccttctatttatgccctagtgtttgccttgtcttttgtctatcgttgtttgtgttttagagcacgctgttacgctgcacctttttgttattggttttttgttccttttctacacctgtattttggtcttcattttaagtaaagtcttctgtttttttcacttcaatcgtgtctttgcacttgggtcctgcaccacaccaccagcgtgacaagtGTGAACAAAGTCATCTTTTGAGTTCTACTTTCACTTTAGTGCACTCCTGCCCAGTGTACTTACACAGTGTCCTTTCTGTCTGAGGAATTTTAACAGGAGGATATGTATGAAACTGCACAGATGAGCAAGAGAAGATTTACCTGTAGATAAATcaggtgtgtgcttgtgttgaGAGAGCTGGAACTGAGAGACAATGACCTGCAGGTATCAGGAGTAAAACTGttctctgctggactggaggATCCATTAGAGAAACCTGGGAAACATtatgacaaacacaacaaattgTTAGGTCTATTATTTCAGCTTCACAGTTGTGCTGTATCTAACTCAATATAAATGCCAAATTCTTCATATATAGCAGTCACCCCCCCAACCATTAATTTATATTGGTCATTTCTGCTCTGCAAGCCCAACCATCATGAGAACATTCAGAGGGTAGGATCGGCTGTTGTCTGATTTTCTCTACAGTCAGGCTGTCTAATCACTAAAGGAAGGCTTTGCTTCTCTGAGGTCAAACCTGCCCACCTGTGTTGGATCAACCAGTGGAACCACACCTATATACAGGAAGAAGTGAGTATGCTGGACTCTCCAACTGATACAATGCAGTTTAATCTCCACACCTCCtactcagtctgtctgttattgGTCCAATACAGACTGGACCATGGAGGAAAGTGCAGGATGAAATGTGGGCTGAAGAAAGGCAAGTCTTATATTATTCAATAACAGTGTTTACTCTCAATTAACGAACATGAAGAGGCAAACGCCATCACCTAAAAGAGTAattgataaaaaataaagtgcACATTTGAATGCTACAATGTTTTCACACCAATCATTCCCCTTGATAATGTTATAATGATAACGTTCTTCTTGTCTTCAGATGCCAGTCAGCTCACACTggaccagaacacagcacacacaacctgttttctttctgaggAAAATAGGAAAGTGACAGAGACTTCAGTGGCTTTGCCTTATCCTGATCATTATGAGAGATTTAAGAATGACTTCCAAGTTGTGTGTAGAGAGGCCTTGACTGAGCGCTGTGACTGGGAGGAGGAGTTCAGTGGAGGTAGAACTCAGATAAGAGTTACATGTGT includes the following:
- the LOC115806350 gene encoding DELTA-sagatoxin-Srs1a-like — translated: MWMHSGYNSHPSSPTVDTNTTEICSFSKTAGAARGAVGVLTYELLKKRKHHSEDLESCHCNEQVAIMFSVPYDYNLYDNWLAVGIFENARPCDETLFKLMYYECGSTFTRAKAKDCGAVYVGKSVEIRASMSNAGRATLKVEVCDKR